In Tachysurus vachellii isolate PV-2020 chromosome 12, HZAU_Pvac_v1, whole genome shotgun sequence, the DNA window aaaatgatcgttttgtattaatttattgttctgtgatgtAAGAGCTTACAGACGCTCGCTTTCCGCTTTCAGTGCTACAAATGCTAACCCCAGTATAGGGTCACTATATTGTCTTTGACGATAATGAAGCAGACCTCACAGCCTCCTTCTTACGTGTCGGAACTTAACGAGTCCCTAATTAAAGTAAAATTGCATGTGATCATCCATGATGCTGAACGTGCTCTAGAACATGTTCTTATGCAGAGATCAGGAGAACATTAAGTCGAGATCACGTCAAAACACCTTTCTATGTGTCGAGATCACGAGGAAATTAAGCTGTGATCATTACAAAACAACCTTTATGTTGAGTTAACGAgacaaacaagaaagaaaaatttttttaataatgcatggcctcttcAGACATCTGTAGATTTCCCATAAGGTTCAGCTGTTCTGAAACTACAGACACATCACTGACAATAAGTTCATCAGTGAGGAAAACACGCCTGTGTTCTTATTCAAAAGATATTAAAAGCTCCTACTGTTATATTGCACTGTGCACAAAGTGTCTCACTACTGCATGTTCATAATAATAGTCACAAGTAATATGTTAGTATGAAGTTACACATAGTTAGTGGTGTTAACGTTAGTGGTGTTGTGATGGTTAAGTGGACAATGTTGCTGTTTTGACTGACTGTGTGGAGATTTGCATCTTTTCATTATCTATTTCCTTCGTAAATCACACATCAATGTTCAACTGGTTTTAATATAGTGGCTGTGAACAAGGCCACTAAATTGCTGTGACAGTATAACAGAGCTTCTGGGTTTAATTTCCTTTAAtcacatatctatctatctatctatctatctatctatctatctatctatctatctatctatctatatatatatatatatatatatatatatatatatatatatatatatatatatatacagattcagtgtatcagtgaataTTTCATGCTTTCTtccaatttaaatattttaataatattttagtttaacacagtaaacacagtgtagcagaaagttcaagttcaagtttctttatttatcatttcGCTAAATGTTGAGACATGCAGTGGAACGAGAtgtcgtgtctcacaggtcaaaCCGTGCAACATCCATACAGACAGTAAAcatcaaaaaacaacacaaagcacaaaacaatgcaatacaatttaaatacacaaaaaatacactcaaGCTATAAATATAAGTATGAAGACTCTACAATGCTTCCCTAATACTATACACGGGCAACAGGATGTGCAAAAATAATCCAAGTAATCATAAATCAATCGTTTTCTTTAACTAAACATATATCAATTTGTAGATATTTGAGCTTAGTAATAGTATCATTGTCTATAACTAAAGATAAAAAAGTATCAATgtcaacattttattataatcaaggtttaataatatgtatattttaactTCTGTTTTATGATTCACATGAAATTCTGAACAATTTGTATACAGGACACAAACAAGGATATTTATTGATCCACTTTATTTCcacagaaaagagaaataagGATGTTTCAGTTTCTTTTGTCCCTTTCAGGAGACATATGTTATTAACCTCCTCCAATTAAATTACACCACTGAGCTTGTAAAAACAGTTCTCCTTTTTCTGTAATCCTACTATGTTAAAAGAAAACCCAGACCAGCAATTTCCACAGTGAAATCAGTGATGTAACAAATCCCTATGAAATTCAGAGCAGAATATTCCACTGCTGTAGACAGATAACAAGTGatattattgagaaaaaaagtATGAATTTAGACACCCAGCTTTTAAAGACATCATAgctgtatattttattgcttCAGAGACTAATAAAGTAAATTTGTATATTGTCATTTAAAATTCACTCATGACtaattcactcatttatttaatcTGCAGTAATTGTTTTATACTGATCAGGGTTGATGTGGATCCAGAACTTATACTGGGAAAACTGGGAGTAAGGTGGGAAAACACCTGGGATGAGATGCCAGAtcactgtgttatatttataaagttATAAGGGGATGTTTTAGTATCAGGCAGCTAGAAGGAGATGGTAGAAATTTCTAATAAAGCATTAATGACAGATTATTTATTACCATCAGAGTTATTATCATGTTAACTAACGTTTGAGAGacataagctgttttttttatctaatgtGCTCACACACTGTTTCCTGGTGAAATTTACACTATTTTACTATCAGAAACTAAAACGTAGacgtctttttcttttctgaatattttttgtacatttatttccatACTTTAAGTAATAATAAACGTTCATATTTTTCTCCTTCTAAGTGAGTGAaaattttttaaacctttatcAGAGAATTTTATTCTATGAATAATTGTGCTTTAATTTGAATCATTAGTTTGGTTCAGCCATTGATCTTTCAAATGCAGACAAATTTTGCTTAGATTCTAGATTTGAAGTTTTGCAGTGTGTCAGATGTGACAGATAAAATTGGAGACTTTGTGAAATTAAAACCCGGAAGAAAGTCATGAACATTATCCTCAGTCACCGAGTGTTAAACAATCCAGTTCAAAGAAATGAGAAAGTTAGCTCCTGAGGAAGTACAACTGAAATCGAAACAGAAGGCAGGAAGATGGGGAAACACCGATCTGAGCATATAAAAGAGGAGGAAACTCTATCATTCATTCACATCAACAAGCATCAAGACGAAAATCACTCACAGGATCTTCAGAGCATCAAGAGCAAGAGAAAAAATGAAATCTGCTGcagtttttgttctgtttgctgGTCTACTTATACTTCATGTAGAAGGTTAGATTCTTAATCATCATCTGCATCTCTATTAATGATCTACATGATTAAACAGATTTGTATTAACTCAAAATCTACAATTGTCTTCTGTTTGCAGGACAGGCCAGTACCAGCGTAAGGAGATGTTTGTGTATGGGTCCTGCAGCTAACGCAATTCGTCTACAGCTTGTGGACAAGTTTGAAGTGTATCCTGTTAGTGCATCTTGTGAAAATGTTGAAGTCATGTAAGTTCAGTCACTACTTATGTCCTGAACAATGTATAATACAAGATCATTTAGTTCTATTGAGTTATCTAACTTGTGATTTGTCTCTGCAGTGTCACTCTGAAGAACGGAGCAGGGAAAAAGTGCTTGAATCCCAATTCTGGATTTACTCAGAAATACATCaaggcagctttaaaaaaaaggtgggtcgacttttattaattattgttacatcttaatatttttctattatctATGTAAGAGACGAATATgagtttttaaatgtgtttctgttttgcaGGAGTGAAGCGTAAAGCCCCTGCAGCGTGTCATGACTGAACAGACGTGGAAGAagttgaaatatatttaaagttgaactgtacatatgtttcatgttatttataaactgtaaatCTGCATATTGCTCAATGTATATAGTTTCTGAGGAAAAATGCAggacttttaaaaatatattgtttctgTACACTGACATGAATTTTAATAAATCCAGAACATTATATTGCTTCAGAAAACAATGCAATGTGTTTCTTATTGTCACGAAAGGAACAAGAGGGTGGATATAAGTGCAGAGTTTAATTACAGTGCAAAAAGGAACACAAATGTGGTACAAAAATCGAAGAagctaaatacaaacacaaggaTCAGAGATATGGTGGGCAAAAAAACAGACACCTGAGAACATCAACAGTAGCAAAACATTGTGAAACAAAGGAGTTTAAATAAGGTCACTAATGACATTAGACAAAGCAGTTGagcattaaaaacacaacagaagttgtttaaatgtgtgtaaaggGTTGCCTTCTGGTAGTCAACCAGGGAAATGTACCAAGTAGCTGTAGCACTTAAATTACAGCTAAAATCTCATTATAAATATTCAGGTTTGTCCAATATCAAATTTCTACGGAAGTCCTAAGAGTCCATGCagtgttatatttttttctttcttgttttattgttatcaCAAGTTCATTGTGTCATTATCTCAGCATAAGGACATGTTCTAGAGGCAGCAAAAGCACACTACGCAGCATAATTTTCTTTATGTACCCACTTTTTAATATGTAACGATTATTAAAACCGTAAGCCTTTATTCTCAGTACTGTCAATTGTTTTATCgctcatttattaaaaatgatcgttttgtattaatttattgttctgtgatgtAAGAGCTTACAGACGCTCGCTTTCCGTTTTCAGCGCTATAAATGCTAACCCCAGTATAGGGTCACTATATTGTCTTTGACGATAATGAAGCAGACCTCACAGCCTCCTTTTTACATGTCGGAACTTAACGAATCCCTAATTAAAGTAAAAGTGCATGTGATCATCCATGATGCTGAACGTGCTCTAGAACATGTTCTTATGCAGAGATCAGGAGAACATTAAGACGTGATCACGTCAAACCCTTTTCTATGTGTCGAGATCATGAGGAAATTAAGCTGTGATCACGACAAAACAACCTTTATGTTGAGTTAAcgagaaaaacaagaaagaaaaaaattgtaataatgcatggcctcttaaTACTTCTGTAAATTTCCCATGAGGTTCAGCTGTTCTGAAACTACAGACACATCACTGACAATAAGTTCATCAGTGAGGAAAACACGCCTGTGTTCTTATTCAAAAGATATTAAAATCTCCTACTGTTATATTGCATTGTGCACAAAGTGTCTCACTACTGCACGTTCATAATAATAGTCACAAGTAATATGTTAGTATGAACAGTTACACATGGTTAATGGTGTTAACGTTAGTGGTGTTGTGATGGTTAAGTGGATAATGTTGCTGTTTTGACTGACTGTATGGAGATTTGCACCTTTTCATCATCTGTTTCCTTCTAAAATCGCACATCAATTTTCAACTGGTTGTAATCAGGTGGCTGCGAACCAGGCCACTAAATAGCTGTGACAGTATAACAGAGCTTCtgggtttaatttattttaatcacatatctatctatctatctatctatctatctatctatctatctatctatctatctatagatagatagatagatagatagatagatatgtttatatatatatatatatatatatatatatatatatata includes these proteins:
- the LOC132854647 gene encoding C-X-C motif chemokine 11-6-like, translating into MKSAAVFVLFAGLLILHVEGQASTSVRRCLCMGPAANAIRLQLVDKFEVYPVSASCENVEVIVTLKNGAGKKCLNPNSGFTQKYIKAALKKRSEA